A region from the Arachis ipaensis cultivar K30076 chromosome B01, Araip1.1, whole genome shotgun sequence genome encodes:
- the LOC107606689 gene encoding glutathione S-transferase 2-like — protein MSSCSFRVRFALNLKGLKYHYVAITTSSKSDPEFLKLNPLALIPILVDGDFVLAESLAIIMVGPPTLDFNFPVSLIYSYLYSIIHVLYVAHIFLQNNIIEKKVGPYEKLPWAQSVIRKGFTGDTSLNTIKIYYVQDHLEDFNWCCRGICNPTTHSRAVPLGMNKGMNTDTIVKAKSFLDGDEDQHEKDVFEKNLKVLQNIF, from the exons ATGAGCTCCTGCTCCTTCCGAGTTCGATTCGCTCTCAACCTCAAAG GCTTAAAATACCACTACGTAGCTATCACCACCTCCTCCAAATCTGACCCCG AGTTCCTCAAGTTGAATCCTCTTGCTTTAATTCCCATTCTGGTAGATGGCGATTTTGTTCTTGCTGAATCCTTAGCCATTATTATGGTTGGTCCTCCAACTCTTGATTTTAATTTCCCTGTTTCTCTTATATATTCTTATTTATATTCAATTATTCATGTTCTCTAT GTTGCACATATTTTTTTGCAGAATAACATCATTGAGAAAAAGGTTGGCCCTTATGAAAAACTTCCTTGGGCACAAAGTGTCATTAGAAAGGGCTTCACAGGTGACACTTCACTGAATACCATTAAGATATATTATG TGCAAGATCACTTGGAGGATTTTAATTGGTGCTGCCGTGGAATATGTAATCCGACAACCCATTCCAGAG CAGTCCCGCTGGGAATGAACAAGGGAATGAACACTGATACAATTGTTAAGGCCAAGAGTTTTCTTGATGGTGATGAAGATCAGCATGAAAAAGATGTGTTTGAGAAGAATCTGAAGGTGCTTCAGAACATTTTTTAG